A single genomic interval of Microbulbifer variabilis harbors:
- a CDS encoding HvfC family RiPP maturation protein: MSSVADKTARFQGLQRALANHLRAPDQVEAPEDIEDRRVAIYRDLIYNNIESFIASGFPVLRSLYSDEHWHKMVRDFVQHHTSKSPYFLQISEEFLTYLQQEREQREEDPAFLLELAHYEWVELALDVSTEEIPTDLDRQGDLLTSIPVVSPLVWSLSYRFPVHRIGPTYQPQEPADSPTFLLVYRDLSDEVSFMEINAVTARLLQLASEGDVTGEQLLAQIAAELPQVDSEALFGFGIELLQKLLDNGVIAGLRPQATE, translated from the coding sequence ATGTCATCAGTCGCCGATAAGACAGCCAGGTTCCAAGGCTTACAGCGGGCTTTAGCCAATCACCTACGCGCCCCTGATCAAGTTGAGGCGCCAGAGGATATTGAGGACCGGCGAGTTGCCATATATCGGGACCTGATTTACAACAATATCGAATCTTTTATTGCCAGTGGTTTCCCTGTATTACGCAGCCTCTACAGTGATGAGCACTGGCACAAAATGGTGCGTGATTTTGTTCAGCACCACACTTCCAAGAGCCCCTACTTTCTGCAGATTAGTGAGGAGTTTCTCACTTACCTGCAACAGGAGAGGGAACAGCGGGAGGAAGACCCAGCGTTTCTATTGGAGCTGGCTCATTATGAGTGGGTGGAGCTGGCGCTGGATGTGAGTACTGAGGAGATTCCCACCGACCTGGATCGCCAGGGAGATTTATTGACCTCTATTCCGGTGGTGTCACCGCTGGTGTGGAGTCTCAGTTACCGTTTCCCGGTGCACCGTATCGGTCCTACCTATCAGCCCCAGGAGCCAGCTGATTCTCCCACCTTCTTGCTGGTCTATCGCGACCTTAGCGATGAAGTCAGCTTTATGGAAATCAATGCAGTAACCGCACGACTATTGCAGTTGGCCTCAGAGGGTGATGTCACAGGGGAGCAGCTCTTGGCACAAATTGCTGCCGAGCTACCGCAAGTCGATAGCGAAGCCCTTTTCGGCTTCGGTATTGAGTTACTCCAGAAATTACTGGATAACGGAGTGATCGCTGGTTTGCGGCCGCAGGCGACAGAGTAG
- the hrpA gene encoding ATP-dependent RNA helicase HrpA, translating to MSHTEADKSLAALQARISGCMGRDRYQLYRTVKNVRRRQKEGKPVDRMLAQLEQQLQVSQSLAEERQGKLPEVQWPESLPVVARREEIAELIEKHQVVVIAGETGSGKTTQLPKICLSLGRGIYGQIGHTQPRRIAARTVANRIAEELQQPLGESVGYQVRFTDHSTEHTHVKLMTDGILLAEIQRDPLLNKYDTLIIDEAHERSLNIDFLLGYLKTILPKRPDLKLIITSATIDLEKFSQHFDDAPIIEVSGRTYPVEIHYRPTADSNADLNEQVVAAVEELLHEEKSSSRRGGDILVFMSGEREIRECAKALRDAQIAQLEILPLYARLSLAEQAKVFHGHKGRRIVLATNVAETSITVPGIRYVIDPGTARVSRYSYRSKIQRLPIEPVSQASANQRAGRCGRVSAGVCVRLYEERDFAQRAEFTDAEILRTNLAAVILQMLQLRIGDIREFPFVDPPDPRLINDGYKLLQELQAVDDQGRVTKLGRALSRLPLDPRLSRMLLAGADNGSARELLIIVAALAVQDPRERPAEKRQAADEKHRQWQHEQSDFLSFVQLWDAFETQRQELSQNQLRKWCQKNFLSWLRMREWRDIHHQLRVACRDLEVKENKEPAEYEAIHRAIVVGLLGNIGARDENKEFIGCRNRRFHIFPGSGQFKKPPRWVVSAQLLETSRLFAHTVAKIEPDWVLAASKHLVKRNYFEPHYDVRSGQVMAFEKVSLYGLVLVEKRRIPYGKLDPQIAREVFIRQALVEQRYRGKGRFYKHYTDLLKSLEELEAKSRRRDILVDDEVVYRFFDELVPADVINLAGFEHWRKKAEASDPQLLFVPRELLMQQSADHVGEAQFPNELQAGGIVYPLRYHFEPGSVDDGVSIQVPVGALHQVPAARLSWLVPGILRDKCIALIKALPKQWRKYFVPVPAAVDKALPRLRADNTPLCQSLALELQRQTAQKLPEDAWESAEHSLEDFYRFNIQVLDESGKLLDQDRDLSLLQARYRDRVQQGLANAGDSFERDDITSWDFGELPETHTLDQGGLKVRAYPALVEAKESVSLKLLDNPAEARRLSRAGICRLALLHLPEKVKYLRKELLRGKELGLSAADLGRREEVADDILMAAAREVFWGDENWPRSEAEFLSALEKEGDLVGVAQEIGDLLVKALGQLVPLRKQIKQQKNLAVAMAVGDIQQQLAGLFYRGVLFDTPLQWLRQYGRYLKAISVRLEKAALDPNRDRKLQVEYHKAAESFDNQIEKFSRRELASEPALVEYRWMLEEFRVSLFAQTLKTLMPISAKRLHKVWIEIDGMELLG from the coding sequence ATGAGTCACACCGAAGCAGATAAAAGCCTGGCCGCTTTACAGGCCCGAATCTCCGGCTGTATGGGACGGGACCGCTACCAGCTGTATCGAACGGTTAAAAATGTGCGCCGGCGCCAGAAAGAGGGCAAGCCGGTCGATCGTATGTTAGCCCAGCTGGAACAGCAGCTGCAGGTTTCACAGTCTTTGGCAGAAGAGCGCCAGGGCAAATTGCCCGAAGTGCAGTGGCCGGAGTCGTTGCCGGTGGTGGCGCGGCGTGAGGAAATCGCCGAGCTGATCGAAAAGCATCAGGTTGTTGTTATCGCTGGTGAAACCGGCTCCGGTAAAACCACCCAGTTACCCAAAATCTGCCTGTCCCTGGGGCGGGGTATTTATGGCCAGATTGGGCATACACAGCCACGTAGAATCGCCGCGCGCACTGTAGCCAATCGAATTGCTGAAGAATTGCAGCAACCTTTGGGGGAATCAGTCGGTTACCAAGTGCGTTTTACCGACCACAGCACTGAGCACACTCATGTCAAATTGATGACTGATGGTATTCTGCTGGCTGAAATTCAGCGCGATCCACTATTGAATAAATACGATACGTTGATTATCGACGAGGCCCATGAACGCAGCCTCAATATTGATTTTCTACTGGGCTATTTAAAAACCATTCTGCCCAAGCGCCCAGATTTAAAACTGATTATTACCTCAGCTACGATTGATCTAGAAAAATTCTCTCAGCACTTTGATGACGCACCGATTATCGAAGTATCCGGTCGCACCTACCCGGTGGAAATTCACTATCGCCCGACGGCAGATAGCAATGCCGACCTCAACGAGCAGGTTGTCGCAGCAGTTGAAGAGTTACTGCATGAGGAAAAGTCCAGCAGCCGGCGCGGCGGGGACATCCTGGTATTTATGAGTGGTGAACGGGAAATCCGCGAGTGTGCCAAGGCTTTGCGGGATGCGCAGATTGCTCAGTTAGAGATACTGCCCTTATATGCGCGGTTAAGTCTGGCAGAACAGGCTAAGGTCTTTCACGGCCATAAAGGTCGCCGTATTGTGCTGGCCACCAATGTGGCGGAGACCTCCATTACGGTGCCGGGTATTCGCTATGTGATTGACCCGGGTACTGCGCGTGTCAGCCGTTACAGCTATCGCAGTAAAATCCAACGATTGCCCATAGAGCCGGTTTCACAGGCCAGTGCCAACCAGCGCGCTGGCCGCTGTGGTCGTGTCAGTGCCGGTGTCTGTGTGCGCTTGTACGAAGAGCGGGACTTTGCACAGCGCGCAGAATTTACCGATGCGGAAATTCTGCGCACCAACCTGGCAGCGGTAATCCTGCAAATGTTGCAGCTGCGTATCGGCGATATCCGTGAGTTTCCCTTTGTCGATCCGCCCGATCCGCGCCTGATCAATGACGGCTATAAATTGTTGCAGGAATTACAGGCCGTCGATGACCAGGGCAGAGTAACCAAACTGGGCCGCGCACTTTCACGTTTGCCGCTGGACCCACGATTGAGTCGAATGTTGCTGGCCGGTGCGGACAATGGCAGTGCGCGCGAATTATTAATTATTGTCGCCGCCCTGGCCGTGCAGGACCCGCGCGAACGCCCGGCGGAAAAGCGCCAAGCGGCGGATGAAAAGCACCGACAGTGGCAGCATGAGCAATCGGATTTTCTATCCTTTGTGCAGCTATGGGATGCCTTCGAGACTCAGCGCCAGGAACTGAGCCAAAACCAGCTGCGCAAATGGTGCCAGAAAAACTTCTTATCCTGGCTGCGAATGCGTGAGTGGAGAGATATTCACCACCAATTGCGTGTGGCTTGCCGGGACCTCGAAGTCAAAGAAAACAAAGAACCTGCGGAGTACGAGGCAATACACCGGGCCATTGTCGTGGGTTTACTCGGTAATATTGGCGCTCGAGATGAGAATAAGGAATTTATCGGTTGTCGTAATCGTCGCTTCCATATTTTCCCCGGCTCCGGCCAGTTTAAAAAACCTCCGCGCTGGGTGGTTTCCGCTCAGTTATTAGAGACCAGCCGCTTGTTTGCCCACACTGTTGCGAAAATAGAACCGGACTGGGTGTTGGCTGCGTCTAAGCACCTGGTAAAACGCAATTATTTTGAGCCCCACTACGATGTCCGCTCTGGGCAAGTAATGGCTTTTGAAAAAGTCTCTCTGTACGGCTTGGTACTGGTAGAAAAACGCCGTATTCCCTATGGCAAGTTGGACCCGCAAATCGCCCGGGAAGTATTTATTCGCCAAGCATTAGTGGAACAGCGTTATCGTGGCAAGGGTCGTTTTTATAAGCACTACACTGACCTGTTGAAATCCCTGGAAGAGTTGGAAGCCAAGTCCCGTCGCCGGGATATTTTGGTGGACGATGAAGTGGTTTATCGCTTTTTCGATGAGCTAGTTCCCGCAGATGTCATCAACCTGGCCGGGTTTGAGCATTGGCGCAAGAAAGCTGAAGCCAGTGATCCGCAGTTGCTGTTTGTCCCCCGTGAGTTGTTGATGCAGCAGAGTGCTGATCACGTGGGTGAGGCGCAATTCCCTAACGAACTGCAGGCTGGGGGTATTGTTTACCCACTCCGTTATCACTTCGAGCCCGGCAGTGTAGATGATGGCGTCAGTATCCAGGTGCCCGTTGGGGCGTTACATCAGGTGCCTGCCGCTCGACTCTCCTGGTTGGTGCCTGGAATTTTACGAGATAAATGTATCGCGCTAATAAAAGCCCTGCCGAAACAGTGGCGCAAATACTTTGTACCGGTACCGGCGGCTGTGGATAAGGCCCTGCCGCGACTGCGCGCAGACAATACTCCCCTATGTCAGTCGCTGGCCTTGGAGCTGCAACGTCAGACCGCTCAGAAGCTACCTGAAGATGCCTGGGAATCTGCGGAACATTCCTTGGAAGATTTCTACCGCTTTAATATTCAGGTGTTGGATGAGTCAGGAAAATTGCTGGATCAGGATCGCGATCTCTCGCTATTGCAGGCACGCTATCGCGACCGGGTACAGCAGGGACTGGCAAATGCAGGCGATAGCTTCGAGCGGGATGATATTACCAGCTGGGATTTTGGTGAACTGCCGGAAACTCATACCCTCGATCAGGGAGGGCTCAAGGTGCGCGCCTATCCGGCGCTCGTAGAAGCTAAGGAAAGTGTTTCCCTGAAATTGCTGGATAATCCCGCTGAAGCGCGTCGCCTGAGTCGTGCTGGGATCTGCCGCCTGGCTCTGTTGCACTTGCCCGAGAAGGTGAAATATCTACGTAAAGAGCTGTTGCGTGGCAAAGAGTTGGGGCTTTCCGCCGCAGATCTGGGCCGCCGCGAAGAAGTGGCAGACGATATTCTGATGGCCGCCGCGCGTGAAGTCTTCTGGGGAGATGAAAACTGGCCACGCAGTGAAGCTGAGTTTCTATCTGCACTGGAGAAAGAGGGTGATTTGGTGGGAGTGGCCCAGGAAATTGGCGACCTTTTGGTCAAAGCCCTGGGGCAATTGGTCCCCCTGCGCAAGCAGATCAAACAGCAAAAGAACCTGGCAGTCGCTATGGCGGTGGGGGATATCCAGCAACAATTGGCAGGACTTTTCTACCGGGGTGTCTTGTTTGATACCCCTCTGCAATGGTTGCGCCAGTATGGCCGTTATCTCAAGGCGATTTCTGTGCGTCTGGAAAAGGCGGCCCTCGATCCAAACCGCGACCGCAAGTTGCAAGTGGAGTACCACAAGGCTGCCGAGTCTTTCGATAATCAGATTGAGAAGTTTTCGAGGAGAGAGCTGGCTTCAGAGCCTGCGCTGGTAGAGTATCGCTGGATGCTTGAGGAATTCCGTGTGAGCCTGTTTGCACAGACGTTAAAGACTCTGATGCCGATCTCTGCCAAGCGCCTGCACAAAGTTTGGATAGAAATTGATGGCATGGAGCTGCTCGGTTGA
- a CDS encoding HvfB family MNIO-type RiPP peptide maturase: MRNYPVEGAGLGLRRSMMGEELSSGAVDFFEVAPENWIGVGGRYGRWFHQLSERYPFILHGLSLSIGSSDPLDMDLLASIKQFIRDHNIRLYSEHLSYCSDKGHLYDLLPIPFTEEAVMYVAERIRIVQDTLEQRIAMENVSYYAAPGQEMSELAFLQAVLQEADCDLLLDVNNIYVNSINHRYDPLEFLRGLPSERMRYVHVAGHYDEADDLKVDTHGAAVIDPVWQLLNKAYEVHGVMPTLLERDFNIPPLPQLFQEVEQIKSIQACHREEESYVISRR, encoded by the coding sequence GTGCGTAATTATCCAGTGGAGGGTGCCGGTCTCGGGCTGCGTCGCTCTATGATGGGTGAAGAACTTTCATCGGGTGCGGTGGATTTCTTTGAGGTGGCGCCGGAGAATTGGATTGGCGTCGGCGGGCGCTATGGCCGCTGGTTTCACCAGCTCAGCGAACGATATCCATTTATCCTACATGGCCTGTCTCTATCTATTGGCTCGTCTGACCCGCTGGATATGGACCTGCTTGCTTCGATCAAGCAGTTTATCCGCGATCACAATATCCGTCTTTACAGCGAGCACTTGAGCTACTGCTCAGATAAGGGCCATCTCTACGATTTATTACCCATCCCCTTTACCGAAGAAGCGGTAATGTATGTCGCCGAGCGAATTCGCATTGTGCAGGATACCCTGGAGCAACGTATTGCCATGGAGAATGTCTCCTATTATGCGGCGCCGGGTCAGGAGATGAGTGAGCTGGCATTTTTGCAGGCGGTCCTGCAAGAGGCGGACTGCGACCTTCTGCTCGACGTAAATAATATCTATGTGAATTCAATCAATCATCGCTATGACCCCCTGGAATTTTTGCGCGGGCTTCCCTCCGAGCGTATGCGTTATGTACATGTAGCGGGGCATTACGATGAGGCGGATGATCTGAAAGTGGATACACACGGTGCTGCAGTGATTGATCCCGTGTGGCAGTTGTTGAACAAAGCCTACGAGGTACACGGTGTCATGCCGACCTTGCTGGAGCGCGATTTCAATATCCCACCGCTGCCGCAATTGTTTCAGGAAGTGGAACAGATCAAGAGCATTCAGGCCTGTCACCGAGAAGAAGAGAGCTATGTCATCAGTCGCCGATAA
- a CDS encoding HvfA family oxazolone/thioamide-modified RiPP metallophore: MNKKHLSPVAAAVGAAFIATAAMNVSASTAEANPFAAAELTSGYNLALADHDDKEKEGKCGHGKNKEGKCGEGKKKEGKCGEGKKKEGKCGEGKCGEGKKKEGKCGEGKCGN; encoded by the coding sequence ATGAACAAGAAGCATCTTTCCCCTGTAGCAGCTGCTGTTGGTGCTGCTTTTATTGCAACTGCTGCGATGAATGTATCTGCATCCACCGCTGAAGCTAACCCGTTTGCCGCTGCTGAGCTCACCTCCGGTTATAACTTGGCTCTGGCCGATCACGATGACAAGGAGAAAGAAGGCAAGTGCGGCCACGGCAAGAATAAAGAAGGTAAATGCGGCGAAGGTAAAAAGAAAGAAGGTAAATGCGGCGAAGGCAAAAAGAAAGAAGGTAAATGCGGCGAAGGTAAGTGTGGAGAAGGTAAAAAGAAAGAAGGTAAGTGCGGCGAGGGGAAATGCGGTAACTAA